From Daucus carota subsp. sativus chromosome 6, DH1 v3.0, whole genome shotgun sequence:
ATAGAGGGACAAAGTAGACAATTTGTACCCAAATATGTAGTaggctttataatttaaatagataCGTCAAACATCTATGACAGCTAGAGGTGATGAAGTAGgcatcaaaaaacaaaaaatatactgGTACGGAAAATTACAAACCCTTTTTATTCTACTAACATTAAACTTCATTTATTACTTTCTGCAGCTCCATAGGTTAAATTCTACTAATGTGAGCGACGAAGGAATCGAGTTCCATGCGAGTAACGCCACCATCAGCTAAAGATTGCTTAACCGCAGCTCCCATCTCCACGGCCCTCTTCCTATTCTCATCACCTTCCTCGCTTGCCATAAGCTTTCTAACCGCTTTCGCAATCTCTGAAGCTCCAACCACCTCACTCCTCTTCGCCCACTCATTCACAAATGTACCCATCTTTAGTATATCAACAACAAGCATTGCGTTCCTTGGCTGATCAGAATGCATAGGCCAAGCGGCTATAGGCACACCCATAGTTATGCTATCCAAACATGAATTCCATCCGCAATGACTCATGAATCCACCAGTCGATGGATGTGCCAAGATCTCCAGCTGCGGAACCCAGTCTCTCACGATCATTCCCCTTTCTTTTATCCTGTCTTCGAACCCGGTTGGCAATTCGGCCTTTCTTTCAGGTCCTGCGTATATGTCTCCACGATCAGCGTCTCTGAGGACCCAAATGAATGTTTGTTCACTTTTTTCTAAACCGAGAGCGAGCTCCTGGATTTGTTCGTCTGTGAACGAAATTGTGGTACCGAAGGAAACATATATGACTGATCCTGGGCTCTGCTTGTCGAGAAAAGTCAAGCACTTGTGCCTGATCTTCTCTTCATTAGGAATCGAGATTGGATTGAATGGACCAAGAGCCCATTGTTTGATACCACCGCTAAACTCTTCCCTGTCTAAGAATTCGACATATTTGCCTTCAATAGCCTTCGACGTATTATGAATAACACCCGAGGCAAACTGATTTGCAAGGTGAGACTGgcccattaaaatctcaataaaCTCCATAGGAACGCAACCCTCCTGCGACAGAAGGTGATCGAAAGCTTCATCCTGAACAGACAAAGGCTTCCCCATCATTTCCCAAATCGTCGAAAAATGATTAAACACCGACACACTCTGCAGCGCATAGGCCTCGGCGTTTGGAATATTCGTCACTTCTTGCACAACTGAACTTATCAGAACATCATGAATAACAACAACTCTATGTGCAGTAGCTGCAAGAGACTGTAAAAGAGCGGTGACAGGCTCTTGAAGATGGCGAGAAGCGTGGAACATTGGCAAAAGATGGGTGGGGAATTTGGTGGGATCATTCGGGTTGGGGGGGAGGGCTTCGAAAGAAGGAATTGCGAATTCGTGAATGTGAAAATCGTTTGCGGAGTTGAGATTCCAGTTCTGGAGCCGAGACTTGGCCTGACGAATATGACTAGGGGTGCTGACATAGTGAATGGGGATGTTGTAGGGTGA
This genomic window contains:
- the LOC135146695 gene encoding zeatin O-glucosyltransferase-like, with protein sequence MASLNNHNHQSNGESKSPIVVVMVPFPAQSHLNQLLHLSRLISPYNIPIHYVSTPSHIRQAKSRLQNWNLNSANDFHIHEFAIPSFEALPPNPNDPTKFPTHLLPMFHASRHLQEPVTALLQSLAATAHRVVVIHDVLISSVVQEVTNIPNAEAYALQSVSVFNHFSTIWEMMGKPLSVQDEAFDHLLSQEGCVPMEFIEILMGQSHLANQFASGVIHNTSKAIEGKYVEFLDREEFSGGIKQWALGPFNPISIPNEEKIRHKCLTFLDKQSPGSVIYVSFGTTISFTDEQIQELALGLEKSEQTFIWVLRDADRGDIYAGPERKAELPTGFEDRIKERGMIVRDWVPQLEILAHPSTGGFMSHCGWNSCLDSITMGVPIAAWPMHSDQPRNAMLVVDILKMGTFVNEWAKRSEVVGASEIAKAVRKLMASEEGDENRKRAVEMGAAVKQSLADGGVTRMELDSFVAHISRI